The genomic interval ACGCCTCGGCCAGCCATTTGACCCTGGTGACCGGAGGACATCTTGTTGATCCCTTGGCCAAGATCACCGGAAACAACAATGTCTACAAGCTTCTTGAGGGATGCGATCCCGAAGCACACAAACCAGTGTCCTTTGACCAGGAGTACTCATGCGATGTGGCTTTCGTAGGCGCTCCGGCCCGGGACCGGATTTCTCTCCTGCGGGCCAGCAAAAAAGCCGGGTATAAGATAATGATCTGGGGTTCACCGGGCTGGCCCAAAGATCTGGGCTACTGTCAAAAATTCGCTTACGGCCAGGATTTTGCCAAGGTCTGCGCCTCGGCCAGGATCGTTCTGGGCATTAACAGCCGAAACGACTGCCCCGGCTATTTCTCCGACCGGGCCTTTCTGGTCTTGGCCTGCCGGGGATTTTTTCTGACCCATTATGTTCCGGGGCTGGAAAAATATTTTGATAATCACAAGCAGCTGGTATGGTTTAAAGACCGGACCGAGTTGCTGGGAATGACAGATAAATATATTCGCGGCGATGCTGCCCGTTCCGATATTGCCGGGGCGGGACAGAAACTGGTATATCAAAAATATACCTGGGAGAAATCCATGCGGGTTCTGATGGAAATCCTGAAACAACAAAAGCGCTGATGCGCCCGGAACTGTTGGAAATACTGCAATGTCCCGGCTGCCGGCAAAGCAACTGGCGGCTTAAGTCACTGAAGGAAGACAACCGGGAGATCCGCCGGGGGGCTTTGACCTGCGCGGGCTGTCAAAGTATTTATTCCATAAACAACGGGATACTTGACTGCCTGGTTGGCGGACACCCCTGGATAGAGAGCGCCCAAAGAAGCTATCGCCGCTCAAAAACAACCACCGCTCAAAAATGGAGCCCGGAACAACTGGCCCGGCGGAAACACCTGGAAAACACTTATACCAGCGACAGCCGGGCCAACTTTGCCCAGCTGATAAAAAGACTGCCGGCGGGAGAGGGTTGGGCTTTGGACATGGGAGCCGGAACGGGGTGGACCACTGCGCAAATCGCGGCCCTGGGCTACCGGAGCATTGCCCTGGACATCAGCGCCGACAATAAGTTGGAGCTGGGAGAATGTTTTTTTGACCGCAACATTTACTTTGACCGGATACTGGCCGATATGAACCGGCTGCCATTTAAGGCCGGCTCGCTGTCTTTAGCGGCCGCCTCGGCCGTCCTGCATCACAGTTATGATCTGAGCGGAGCGGTCCGGGAAATAAGTCGGACGCTGGTCCCTAACGGCCGGCTGGAACTGGCCAATGAGCCGGTGAAGGGTTTGGCCGAAGCTTTTTTATCCCGGCCCGGTAATATTGACGAAGATGTCAAAGAGGCCAGCTATTCGCTGTCAACCTGGCGGGCCCTGTTACTTCGTTACGGACTTGAAAACAGGATATATTTTCCCCAAAGCATTCAACTAAGGCTGGCAAAAAATAATTTCAACCCCCGGCATAAATTTTTCATTGCCGCCCGGGCGGTCTCCGGTCTGGCCAGATCGGCGCCGGGACTGTTGTTCGGCGGCTTCAGCTTAAAGTTGGGCCACGCACTGTTCGGCCTGCCCCTGTCGCTTTCGGCCAGAAAGATGAAATGAAGCAGGGCTTTTCCATAATCATCCCCACTTGCAACACCCTTCCTTATCTAAAACTTTGCTTGAAAAGTTTTAAGGACCACTCGGCTTATTCCCATCAGATAATAGTCTGCGCCGACGGCTGCCGCGACGGCACCAACGAATTCCTGAGAACTTATCCCGGGATAGATGCCGTAATCCTGGACAAGAACCAGGGAATCTGCAGCGCTACCAACCAGGCCGCCCGTTTGGCCAACCGGGAATATCTGTTTCTGGCCAACGATGATTTAGTCGCCGCACCCGGCTGGGATCAGGCCCTGATGTCTCTGGCAACATCCGACCGGATATTAAGCGGAGTCCAGATAGAGCCGGAATGGGTGCCGGTGGCGCCCTGCCACCTCAAGCAGGATTTCGGCCGGGTATTTGACGAATTTCGGGAACCGGAATTCCTAAAATACGCTGCGGAGGAGAGCCGGCAGAAACAGGGGGTTGCAGAGGCAGGAGTAAATTATCCCTTTTTGGTCCACCGGGAATTATGGAACCGGCTGGAGGGTTTGGATGAGCGGTTCAATCCCGGGCCGGGATCTGACCCCGACCTTTTCTACCGGCTGGCCCTGGGAGGGGCGGAATTCCTGCGGATCCGTTCCTGTTTGTTCTACCATTTCGGAGGCCGGGCCTCGCGCTTTGCCGGCGAGTCGGGCCGCCAGTCAAATTCCTGGAAACAGGCCGCCGCCCGCAGCCGGGATGTTTTTTCTCAAAAATGGGGAAGGCCCTGGGATTTTGGTTTTGGGCAGGCGCCAAAAATAAAAAGGCCGGAATCCCTGGCCTTTTTCGTCTGGGGCGGCATCGGCAACATGATCATGGCCTTGCCGGCCATCGATGCCGCCAGAAAAGACCTACCGGAGGCCAAGATCACAGTGATTGCCCAAAAGCAGATCATGCTGCAGTTGGTTCCGCCTGAAATTCAAAGTACAGTGGCGCTTAATGATCCGAGCTACCGGGGCGCAACGGGATTATTGAAATTAATCAAAGACTTAAGAAAGATCAAACCCCGGATAACCTTAACCAGCCTGCCTTTCCCCCCAATTAGATATGGCCTTCTGGCCCTGATCTCTGGCGCCCGGGACCGGGTATGTCCAAAAGCAAATAAAATTCCGGGCTGCAACCTGAAAATACAAACCGGGGGGAAACATTATCTGGAGCGCAATCTGGAACTGCTGCGGCCGGCGGGCATCGACCGGAAATTCCGAGGCTACAATTTAGCGCTGGTCCAGGATGAAATAAAACAGGCAGATGAATTCTTACGGCGGCAGAAAATAGACAGTTCAAAACGGGTCGGTCTGCATCCCGGAGCGGGGCATCCCCGGAAACGATGGGCCAAAGAGAGTTTTGTTGCCTTGGGAAAAATCTTAACAGGGCGGGGATTTTACCTGCTGGTCTTCGGCGGCCCGGAGGAAAAGCAGTTGGCGGATTATCTGGCTTCAAGCATCGGATCCAGCGCTTATTCCTGGGTTGGAAATCATGAGTTCAGGGCCACGCTGGCATTAATCAGAAGCTGCCGGGCCTTTATTTCCAACGACAGCGGCCTGGCCCATTGCGCTGCAGCATTGGCGGTTCCCACCCTTACCATTTTCGGCCCTACCGATCCGGCCTTAAGCCGGCCTTACGGCCAGATGGCCAGGGTGGTTCAAAGTCCGGTAAAATGCGGCCCCTGCTATCGTCCGGCCAATAGATACGGTTGCCGGCAATGTGATCCGCGGTGTCTTTCACAAATCTTTCCGGAACAAGTTTTAAAGGAATTTGAAACTTTGTGGCGGCAGTCAAAACCCAAGGAAAAAACAATTTGACCAAGACCTAATTGACCAAGGTATAAAATTATTGACTTTTAACATATCTTGTGTTATCA from candidate division TA06 bacterium carries:
- a CDS encoding methyltransferase domain-containing protein; its protein translation is MRPELLEILQCPGCRQSNWRLKSLKEDNREIRRGALTCAGCQSIYSINNGILDCLVGGHPWIESAQRSYRRSKTTTAQKWSPEQLARRKHLENTYTSDSRANFAQLIKRLPAGEGWALDMGAGTGWTTAQIAALGYRSIALDISADNKLELGECFFDRNIYFDRILADMNRLPFKAGSLSLAAASAVLHHSYDLSGAVREISRTLVPNGRLELANEPVKGLAEAFLSRPGNIDEDVKEASYSLSTWRALLLRYGLENRIYFPQSIQLRLAKNNFNPRHKFFIAARAVSGLARSAPGLLFGGFSLKLGHALFGLPLSLSARKMK
- a CDS encoding glycosyltransferase — encoded protein: MKIILAGVFNVPWSTNQFMKKHLERLGHQVLPFEIDWSHPRPLNLAERIKFKFSTTAKGRQAGTKLLQMAQAQNPDAVIIVKGKRLNPGITKQLAAQALVAYRYMDAPLLPYVAAHASASHLTLVTGGHLVDPLAKITGNNNVYKLLEGCDPEAHKPVSFDQEYSCDVAFVGAPARDRISLLRASKKAGYKIMIWGSPGWPKDLGYCQKFAYGQDFAKVCASARIVLGINSRNDCPGYFSDRAFLVLACRGFFLTHYVPGLEKYFDNHKQLVWFKDRTELLGMTDKYIRGDAARSDIAGAGQKLVYQKYTWEKSMRVLMEILKQQKR
- a CDS encoding glycosyltransferase, whose protein sequence is MKQGFSIIIPTCNTLPYLKLCLKSFKDHSAYSHQIIVCADGCRDGTNEFLRTYPGIDAVILDKNQGICSATNQAARLANREYLFLANDDLVAAPGWDQALMSLATSDRILSGVQIEPEWVPVAPCHLKQDFGRVFDEFREPEFLKYAAEESRQKQGVAEAGVNYPFLVHRELWNRLEGLDERFNPGPGSDPDLFYRLALGGAEFLRIRSCLFYHFGGRASRFAGESGRQSNSWKQAAARSRDVFSQKWGRPWDFGFGQAPKIKRPESLAFFVWGGIGNMIMALPAIDAARKDLPEAKITVIAQKQIMLQLVPPEIQSTVALNDPSYRGATGLLKLIKDLRKIKPRITLTSLPFPPIRYGLLALISGARDRVCPKANKIPGCNLKIQTGGKHYLERNLELLRPAGIDRKFRGYNLALVQDEIKQADEFLRRQKIDSSKRVGLHPGAGHPRKRWAKESFVALGKILTGRGFYLLVFGGPEEKQLADYLASSIGSSAYSWVGNHEFRATLALIRSCRAFISNDSGLAHCAAALAVPTLTIFGPTDPALSRPYGQMARVVQSPVKCGPCYRPANRYGCRQCDPRCLSQIFPEQVLKEFETLWRQSKPKEKTI